The following are encoded together in the Streptomyces sp. NBC_01465 genome:
- a CDS encoding COX15/CtaA family protein, with protein sequence MPKLTRAEVAQAVRNPLAFIADRWTPDPRTVQRAAMAALVMAVAIVVTGGAVRLTGSGLGCPTWPKCTDQSLTTTSEMGFHGIIEFSNRMLTYVLCAAVGWAIIAARAAEPWRRDLTRLGWTQFWVVMGNAVLGGIVVLVGLNPYTVAAHFLLSTALIAIAVVTWQRTREGSAAPRPLVGKAVVQLTWLLTAAAGALIAVGTVVTGAGRHAGDSSDVKRIPLDWTMIAQLHADLAWLVVALSVALWFVLKAVDAPIGPRRRARDLFLILMFQGVLGYIQYFTKTPEVLVGLHMFGACLVWIGVVRVLLSLRERPTADTEIPSQSDSSALSSV encoded by the coding sequence GTGCCAAAGCTGACCCGAGCCGAAGTCGCTCAAGCCGTGCGAAACCCGCTCGCCTTCATCGCCGACCGCTGGACCCCCGATCCCCGGACCGTCCAGCGGGCCGCCATGGCAGCCCTCGTGATGGCTGTCGCGATCGTCGTCACGGGCGGCGCGGTGCGCCTGACGGGCTCCGGCCTCGGCTGCCCGACCTGGCCCAAGTGCACCGACCAGTCGCTCACCACGACCAGTGAGATGGGCTTCCACGGGATCATCGAGTTCTCCAACCGGATGCTCACGTACGTCCTGTGCGCGGCCGTCGGCTGGGCGATCATCGCGGCCCGCGCGGCCGAGCCCTGGCGGCGCGACCTGACCCGCCTCGGCTGGACCCAGTTCTGGGTCGTCATGGGCAATGCGGTGCTCGGCGGCATCGTGGTGCTGGTCGGTCTCAACCCGTACACCGTGGCCGCGCACTTCCTGCTCTCCACGGCCCTGATCGCGATCGCCGTCGTCACCTGGCAGCGCACCCGCGAGGGCTCCGCGGCACCCCGCCCCCTGGTGGGCAAGGCGGTCGTCCAGCTCACCTGGCTGCTCACCGCCGCGGCGGGCGCGCTCATCGCGGTCGGTACGGTCGTCACGGGCGCCGGCCGCCACGCGGGCGACTCCAGCGACGTGAAGCGCATCCCGCTCGACTGGACGATGATCGCCCAGCTGCACGCCGACCTCGCCTGGCTCGTGGTGGCCCTGTCGGTCGCGCTCTGGTTCGTACTGAAGGCGGTCGACGCACCGATCGGCCCGCGCAGGCGCGCCCGCGACCTCTTCCTGATCCTGATGTTCCAGGGTGTCCTCGGCTACATCCAGTACTTCACCAAGACCCCCGAAGTCCTGGTCGGGCTGCACATGTTCGGCGCCTGCCTGGTCTGGATCGGTGTGGTGCGCGTCCTGCTGTCGCTGCGCGAGCGGCCGACGGCGGACACCGAGATCCCGTCCCAGTCGGACAGCTCGGCGCTCTCCTCCGTCTGA
- a CDS encoding amidohydrolase family protein codes for MIETPSLVDQYCHGVLRTELGLGTFESYLGRTTGPPAPGTTYFDTQTGFAVRRWCPPLLGLEPHCPPARYLARRRELGVVESGRRLLRGTGVSTYLVDTGMPGDLTGPGEMAAAGGADAREIVRLELLAEQVADTSGTVESFLANLAEAVHAASCTAVAFTSVACVRHGPALAPEPPGPGEVRGAAGRWLAGRQVGGRLKDPVLLRHLLWNAVASGLPLQLQVGVGDPLLLTDFAAAATGLGTDLVLLHGYPYHRQAAHLASIYPHVYADLGPALAHTGARAAAVLAEILELAPFGKLLFSSGGYGVPELHVVGARIFREALERVLGDWVRDGAWSRTDAVRVAGMIAAGNARRVYGLES; via the coding sequence ATGATCGAAACGCCGTCCCTGGTGGACCAGTACTGCCACGGCGTCCTCCGTACGGAGCTCGGGCTCGGCACCTTCGAGTCGTATCTCGGCAGGACCACGGGCCCGCCCGCCCCGGGCACCACCTACTTCGACACCCAGACCGGGTTCGCGGTGCGGCGCTGGTGCCCGCCGCTGCTCGGCCTCGAACCGCACTGCCCGCCGGCCCGCTATCTCGCGCGCCGCAGGGAGCTCGGGGTCGTGGAGTCGGGGCGGCGGCTGTTGCGCGGCACGGGCGTCTCCACCTATCTCGTCGACACCGGGATGCCGGGGGACCTCACCGGGCCCGGTGAGATGGCGGCGGCCGGGGGCGCGGACGCGCGCGAGATCGTACGGCTCGAATTACTGGCCGAGCAGGTCGCCGACACCTCCGGCACCGTCGAGTCCTTCCTCGCCAACCTCGCCGAGGCGGTGCACGCGGCGTCCTGCACCGCGGTCGCCTTCACCTCCGTCGCCTGTGTACGGCATGGTCCCGCCCTGGCGCCCGAACCGCCGGGACCCGGTGAGGTGCGCGGTGCGGCGGGGCGCTGGCTGGCCGGGCGGCAGGTCGGGGGGCGACTCAAGGACCCCGTACTGCTGCGGCATCTGCTCTGGAACGCCGTCGCCTCGGGGCTGCCGCTGCAGCTGCAGGTGGGGGTCGGCGATCCGCTGCTGCTCACCGATTTCGCCGCGGCCGCGACCGGACTCGGCACCGATCTGGTGCTGCTGCACGGCTATCCGTACCACCGCCAGGCCGCGCATCTGGCGAGCATTTACCCGCATGTGTACGCCGATCTGGGCCCCGCCCTCGCGCACACCGGGGCGCGGGCCGCCGCCGTGCTCGCGGAGATCCTGGAGCTCGCGCCGTTCGGGAAACTGCTCTTCTCCAGCGGCGGCTACGGGGTCCCCGAGCTGCACGTGGTGGGCGCGCGGATCTTCCGGGAGGCGCTGGAGCGGGTCCTCGGGGACTGGGTGCGGGACGGGGCCTGGTCGCGTACGGACGCCGTACGCGTCGCCGGGATGATCGCCGCGGGCAATGCCCGGCGGGTCTACGGGCTCGAGTCGTGA